The genomic region ACATTTTTTAATTTTAATTGAATTTGTGCTTTTCGTCGCGCAGATCGTCAACATTTTGTCAACAAAAATTATCGATTGATTTAGTCTTTTATCTACATATCACTGATTTGACTTTCGCAAACATGTTTCATTTAAACACTTCAAATCATGTGAACTACTTCAACATTTTCAGTCCTGTTTTGGGTCTATGAGCAAAGAGCCAAAAATGGAGAAGCACTGGTATACGTCCGTATATCTGTTGATAACAAGAAACTGAACATCAGTTTAAAGCGAAAGGTAAACCTCTCTTTGTGGGATTCTTGGGCTCAGCGATTAACGGGAACAGATGCTTTTTCGTTGGAATTCAATGAATTTTTACATCAGGAATATTCAAGGTTCTTTCAATGCTATTAGGAATTACGCATTGAAGGCAAGCTTAGAACAGTTGAGAATATCAAAAAGAAATACTTTGGAGAAGAAGGAAAACTCTATTCTCTGGAAGATATATTTGAATACCAAAACACCACCTGCTTTTCCAAATTAAGCCCTAATACTTCACGGCTCTATATAACCAGCCAGAATTATGTACGCAGGTTCATCAAAAAGGAATACAATAGAACAGATTATTACCTGCAGGAATTGGACTATAGCTTCGTTCTTAGATTCGACAATTTCCTAAGGTTGATTAAATCAAACACTCATAAAGGAAATTTACAGCATAACGCGGTGATGAAGCATATTGAAGTACCCCCATTTGTAAGACAGTTTTTAGCTTAAACCAAATTCTGATTATATTTATTAAGCTGGATCAGATGGTGATGGAAGTTGATTATAATATTATTACTTAAGAAAAGATTCAAGATATGACCCTTGAAATCATTATTAAATTTATAAAACTCTTTTTATACCCCTGAACTCTAGTCGATACTCACTAGGTGTGCAATTTTTGGCTTTTTTAAAAACTCTATTAAAATTAGCAATATTAAAGCCACATAAGTATGCAATTTCTGAAATACTTAATTCCTTTTCGATTAACCATCTTGAAGCATAACCGATTCGGGTGTCATTTACATATTCAATGAATGTTTTTCCGGTTCTCTTTTTTATAAACCTATTGAAGGAAATTGGAGTCATATTGACAAGATCAGAAGCCTCTGAGAGAGAAATCTTTTTCTGGTAGTTTTGCTGAACGTAATCATAAATAATTTTGATTTTATCACTGTTTTCAAAATCTTTGTTGCTAGAGATATATGATGATAATAATTTTTGGTTTCTTGAATTGGCAAGATCATGAAGAATAGATATCAGTTCAAGGAAGTAATCAATTCCGGCAATTTTTGACAAATTTAGCAACTTTGGTTTTATTTCTTCTGCTATTTTTTCTGAGAAGAGTATGCCGTGGGCTGATCGCTGAAAAAGATCTCTGATAGGTTTCATTATTTTTCTAGACAATAACTTACTGTCAAACAGATCATTGTGAAATTGAACGGTTATTTCTTGAATGTCCGTATTTATACATTTATGTTGTTCCCAACCATGTTGTAAATTAGGTCCAATTAGCACAAGCTCAATATTGCCTATTTCCTCCATACTGTCTCCTGCTATTCTTCTAACTCCTTTCCCGTTTAAAATAAAATTAAGCTCAAATTCTGGGTGAAAATGAATTGGAAAATCAAATTTCTCTTTAATACGATCGAACACTAAAAAACTATCTTGAGGTGATAATGGAGTGATTTCCCTGTGAATATTGGTTTGCATTAGTTGTATGGATTTTAATATAGGTATCTACTATTTATAATCGGAAGAAATAATTTTTGAGAAATGTAGAGCTTAAAAAAATTCTTTGCAATAACATCATCAAATACATTTCTCTAAAAATAATCAATAGAAAAAATATTAGTAGAAAATGATAAAATAGGATTAACAAAACTTTAAGTGTTCGGATATCTTTGCCTTGTAAACCTATTCAAACGTTTGCGTATTGTGTAATCTTTAAATTAATTTATGATTTCTGATAAAATGATAAAAAAATATGTTCAGGAGGGAAAAATTTATTTTCCTGCAATTGAGTTTATAGCAAAAGTGAAGCTTGCTTTTTTGTTTGTTTTCTTTTTAGGTCTTTTGAGTAAATCTTCAGAGATCTCGGCTTTAAACTTGCAGGAGAGCCGTATTGACATAACTGGAACGGTTGTAGATTCTGAATCGGTTCCATTGCCAGGAGTAAATATACTTGTAAAGGGAACAAGTAAGGGGGTAACCACAGATTTTGACGGAAATTTTTCTATTGAAGATGTGCCTGAAGATGCTGTTCTAGTATTTGGTTTCTTGGGATTTGATACGCAAGAGGTTCCTGTAAATTCTAGGACAATTATTAAGGTTGTTATGGAAGCAGCAATTGGAGCTTTGGATGAGGTGATGATTGTGGGGTATGGAGGTACTGTTAAGCGTAGTGATGTTACAGGTTCTGTTTCTCAGGTTGAGGTAGAGCAATTAAAAGACATACCTGGTGGATCGGTCGAATCTCTTCTTCAGGGGCGGGTAGCTGGACTTCAAATTACAACTTCATCTCAGGCTCCAGGTGCAGGGGCTTCTGTAAGGATCCGAGGTGGGAGTTCACTTCGCGGATCTAATTCTCCACTCTTGGTAGTTGATGGGTTTCCCATTGGAGATGCAGGTAACCTTCAACAAATAAATCCTGCAGATATTGAGTCTATCGAAATTTTAAAAGATGCTTCTGCATCTGCTATTTATGGTTCTCGAGGTGCCAACGGTGTAATTCTTGTTACTACTCGGAATCCAAAAAATGGTAAAACTGTTATAAATGTTCGTCAACAAACCACTGTTTCCCAATTTACATCTGAGCTGAACCTTTGGAGAAATCCTGTTTTATTAGCTCAGCTTAGCAATGAATCGAGAATAAATGGAGGTTTCCCTCCTTTATATATTGGAGAGGTCGCTTCAACGGGTCTTTATTATCCTTCAGTTCAGGAATTACAAAATGGTGATTGGCCGCATAACGTAAGATGGGATGACATAGTTTTTAGAGATACTCCTATTAACAATAGCACCACAATTGACGTTTCAAGTTCAAATGAGAAAACGAATTTTAGCTTTAGCGGTAATTATTTTACAGAGCAGGGGGTATATATAGAAGATGATTATTCAAAATTTAATTATAACCTGAATGTAGATCATAAATTGTACGATAATTTCAGGATTACCTTTTCAAGTATTGGTTCTAAAGGTAAACGAAACAACAATGGCGGATTAGCTTATTGGAGAAGTCCTATTATACCAGTTTATGATGAAAATGGAGATTATTATCTTACTAATAACAATGATTTTAATCATCCAATAGCATTAACAGAAAATAGGGTGAATAAAAATAAAACCATTGATTTTCTAAGCTTTTTGGGACTAGAATGGGACATTATTCCTTCTCTTAAACTCACTTCAAGATTGAATTATAAATTCGGAAACTCAATTTCAGATCAGTATTTTCCTAAGACATATACCGAGGCAGGTGAATTTAATAACGGTGTTGCATCTATCGGAAACTATCAGGCAGAGACTATTATTTCAGAAACATTCGCCAACTACAACAAAACATTCGGAGTACACAAATTAGGCGTCACAGCAGGATTTTCGTATCAAAATGATGTTATCCGAACTTCCAATTTAGGAGCCAGCGATTTTGTTAATGAAGTTCTTCAAAATGAAAATTTAGGTGCAGGAAACCCTGAAAGAAATACTGTTGGAAATAACCTTATAGAGACAGAACTGGTCTCTGGTATTTTTAGAGTGAATTATGAATTCAGGGAGAAATACCTTTTCACATTTACCTCCAGAGCTGACGGCTCTTCTAAATTCGGAGAAAATAATAAATGGGCTATTTTCCCATCAGGAGCAATTGGCTGGAAAGCTGGTGAAGAGAATTTTATTAAGGAATTAGAGATTTTTGACCTACTAAAGTTCAGAGCTAGTTATGGAATTTCCGGAAATCAAGGAATTTCTCCATATCAAACCTTAAGTCGCTATGGGGTGAGCGAATATTACAACAATGGAAACTGGGTTACCGTAATAGGGCCAGGTTATGAGGTTGGAAGAACAGGACAAGGAGGAATAGAAGTATTATGGGGAGGAATTCCAAATCCTGATCTAAAATGGGAAACCACTGCACAAGTTGATTTTGGTGTTGACATGGGCTTTTTTAACGATCGGCTACAGGTAATTTTTGACTACTATGAAAAACATACTGATGATCTCCTTCAGGAAAGAATTTTACCTATCTCGTCGGGGTTTGATAGAATGTGGGTGAATGAAGGTTCAATAGCAAACAAAGGAATAGAATTGACACTTGACGGAACTTTAATACAAAGCAATGATTTTACTCTAGGTGCCACCGCTATTTTTTACAGAAACCGTAATGAAGTTACCGGTTTGGGTAGCACCACAGAATCCGGAAATTTAATTGATCCTAATACAGGAATGGAATTTAGATTTTCAGGGAATAGCTTAGCGATGTTTAGAGCCTTTCCGAATCTTTTAGCAGTCGGCCAGCCGGTAAATGTATTCTATGGCTATAAAACCGATGGAATTGTTCAGAATTTAGAAGAAGGGGTTTCAGCCGGGTTGGAAGGAGATTTGGCACAACCAGGAGAGTTTAAATATGTAGATGTTAATGGTGATGGTGTGATTTCGGTTGATGATCGAACAATCATTGGAGATCCCAACCCGGATTTTACGGCTAGTTTTAATTTAAGTCTAAATTATAAAAAGTTTGATGCAAGCATTTTCTTTAATGGAGTTTTTGGAAATGACGTCCTGAATACGCAGTCTTTTAATCAACCTAGTAACCAGCCATTACGTTGGACTCCAGATAATCCAACTAATAGTTTTCCAAGTTTAAGAGACGGGCGTCAAGTAGAATTTTCTGATTGGTGGATAGAAGATGGCTCTTTTGTTCGCATCCAAAACTTAAACCTAGGATATTCTTTTGAGATTGATTCTTTGGTATCAGCACGTGTATTCGTGAACGCAACTAACCTTTACACCTTTACAAA from Zunongwangia profunda SM-A87 harbors:
- a CDS encoding Arm DNA-binding domain-containing protein codes for the protein MFWVYEQRAKNGEALVYVRISVDNKKLNISLKRKVNLSLWDSWAQRLTGTDAFSLEFNEFLHQEYSRFFQCY
- a CDS encoding phage integrase SAM-like domain-containing protein — encoded protein: MFEYQNTTCFSKLSPNTSRLYITSQNYVRRFIKKEYNRTDYYLQELDYSFVLRFDNFLRLIKSNTHKGNLQHNAVMKHIEVPPFVRQFLA
- a CDS encoding SusC/RagA family TonB-linked outer membrane protein encodes the protein MISDKMIKKYVQEGKIYFPAIEFIAKVKLAFLFVFFLGLLSKSSEISALNLQESRIDITGTVVDSESVPLPGVNILVKGTSKGVTTDFDGNFSIEDVPEDAVLVFGFLGFDTQEVPVNSRTIIKVVMEAAIGALDEVMIVGYGGTVKRSDVTGSVSQVEVEQLKDIPGGSVESLLQGRVAGLQITTSSQAPGAGASVRIRGGSSLRGSNSPLLVVDGFPIGDAGNLQQINPADIESIEILKDASASAIYGSRGANGVILVTTRNPKNGKTVINVRQQTTVSQFTSELNLWRNPVLLAQLSNESRINGGFPPLYIGEVASTGLYYPSVQELQNGDWPHNVRWDDIVFRDTPINNSTTIDVSSSNEKTNFSFSGNYFTEQGVYIEDDYSKFNYNLNVDHKLYDNFRITFSSIGSKGKRNNNGGLAYWRSPIIPVYDENGDYYLTNNNDFNHPIALTENRVNKNKTIDFLSFLGLEWDIIPSLKLTSRLNYKFGNSISDQYFPKTYTEAGEFNNGVASIGNYQAETIISETFANYNKTFGVHKLGVTAGFSYQNDVIRTSNLGASDFVNEVLQNENLGAGNPERNTVGNNLIETELVSGIFRVNYEFREKYLFTFTSRADGSSKFGENNKWAIFPSGAIGWKAGEENFIKELEIFDLLKFRASYGISGNQGISPYQTLSRYGVSEYYNNGNWVTVIGPGYEVGRTGQGGIEVLWGGIPNPDLKWETTAQVDFGVDMGFFNDRLQVIFDYYEKHTDDLLQERILPISSGFDRMWVNEGSIANKGIELTLDGTLIQSNDFTLGATAIFYRNRNEVTGLGSTTESGNLIDPNTGMEFRFSGNSLAMFRAFPNLLAVGQPVNVFYGYKTDGIVQNLEEGVSAGLEGDLAQPGEFKYVDVNGDGVISVDDRTIIGDPNPDFTASFNLSLNYKKFDASIFFNGVFGNDVLNTQSFNQPSNQPLRWTPDNPTNSFPSLRDGRQVEFSDWWIEDGSFVRIQNLNLGYSFEIDSLVSARVFVNATNLYTFTKFDGYDPEVGGDGIYWGGYPRLRQGTIGLTLTF
- a CDS encoding AraC family transcriptional regulator is translated as MQTNIHREITPLSPQDSFLVFDRIKEKFDFPIHFHPEFELNFILNGKGVRRIAGDSMEEIGNIELVLIGPNLQHGWEQHKCINTDIQEITVQFHNDLFDSKLLSRKIMKPIRDLFQRSAHGILFSEKIAEEIKPKLLNLSKIAGIDYFLELISILHDLANSRNQKLLSSYISSNKDFENSDKIKIIYDYVQQNYQKKISLSEASDLVNMTPISFNRFIKKRTGKTFIEYVNDTRIGYASRWLIEKELSISEIAYLCGFNIANFNRVFKKAKNCTPSEYRLEFRGIKRVL